CGGTGGCTCTCCCTGGTCCTCCTCACCATTCCCCTGGCCCTGGTGGCCAGGAAAGACCCAAACAAGAATGAGACGGGGGTGTTGAGGAAATTAAAACCCGTCAATGCCTCAAATGCCAACGTGAAGCAGTGTCTGTGGTTTGCCATGCAAGAATACAACAAAGAGAGCGAGGACAAGTATGTCTTCCTGGTGGTGAAGACACTGCAAGCCCAGCTGCAGGTAAAGGTGTCTCTCCTTTATAGGCAGACATTTGCATATGGCGGCACAGTTGAAGCCAGACTGAAAGACTGGGCATATGAGAAAAATGACAgtatgcaaaaatcctaaatatgTGAATGCTTAAGAGCATAGACACTTCCACAGCATTAATAAGGCAGTGAACACACAGAGCGCTTTCTACAAATGCTTGCGCTGTTGTTCTAAGTCCTTTGCATAGATTAACTCATTTAAACCCCAAACTGCAAATCAAATGTTCATGTATTTGCTAAGGTTGGGAGACAAATAGAGCGCTAGCCATGAGAAAAGATCTGTTAAAGAAAAGTGAGTCCGGGTGAACCTGGACCCAACTAGCAGACACTCCTTCATCTCCTCCTGTAATCCTTTGATGCCAGATGAAAACAGATTTAAATGGACATCACAAGTAGCCTTGATTGCATTCAGTCACTAATGAATTCAACAAATACTAATGTCCTGCTATAAGCCTACTGCTGTTCTACTCACTAAAGACTCAGCACAGAACAAGACAGGCAAACTTATGCCTGCATGGGTCCTTATGGACTGTGTGCTGAGCTGGTGGGAGGGGTTTTGGGTGGGGAAACCCCAGAGGATCGGAGGTTTCACAGTAATCTGAGGGACTGGGGCCTAATGTGGCTGAGGGGGCTGTGCCCTGGTCGGGCCTGTGTGAACCTGAGCATCTCaggcccaggagagctgatggttctGAAGAGCCCACCTTTCACCTCTCAGTCCTTACTGAGCATGCAGCATGCCCTGGGCTtggggacaggaatggaatgagaagaccttgtcttcaaggaGGTGACAAACTGGAGAGGAGTCTTTACTCAAGTGTCCGGCTCCAGGAGGCTATGGAGCTCTGACTGATCTTGGTGTACACAGGGCTCCAGGCAGTGGGCATCTTAGCCTTCCACTAAAGCTCTGTCTGGgggtgagggaggaaggaaagtggaaaggacgAGAgtgagagtaattttttttttttgccaaaactttaaaaaaaatacaacttttttgAATAAAATTGCATAATTGTTAACCAACAGGTCACAAATCTTCTGGAATACCTTATTGATGTAGAAATTGCCCGCAGCGATTGCAGAAAGCCTTTAAGCACTAATGAAATCTGCACCATTCAAGAAAACTCCAAGCTGAAAAAGGTAGGTGATGAACCACTGGTCTGTAACGGCCTAGGCAGCTCTGAGCCCAAGAGAGAAAGCTGAGGCACGCAGACCTTCCCTCTGAGGTCTGGAGGGCTCCCAGTGTTTAGCCCCAGATAGCCAACCCTGTGGCCTTTAGAGCAGAAGATCCAGGGCCACGGAACATGGTGGAACCCTCTGAGCTTCTTTCTCATCCTTCATCCTGCAGAAAGGATGTTGTCAAGACCACTCTTATCTCAAGGGCTCCATTGACTTCTGGCCTTTCGATGCAGGCAAACTGGACAAAACGTAATCACCAAAAACCTGTCCTCTTGGGTCCAGACAAGCCACCCGCTATTCCTGGGCCCACAGTCAATCATCCCCGTACAAACACGAAAGGaactttattcattcactcatccactcaTAGAAACTTACTGAGCACCAGGTGCTACGTGCTTTACACCAGGTCTATTCTGGGTGCTGGAGATTAAGCAATGACTAAGCCAGATGGTGGCCCCGCCCTCCTGGGTTTACAGTTGATTTTTCCTGGGGTCAGTCCAGGTTTGCAGGAAGGTTGGGGCAAACCCAAAGACTCCCAACAAAAGGAGGACTTGGCCCAGGGGCTTTTTGGCTTcaagcctgtattttttttttaatctcagagcAGCTCATACGCCAGTACTTGGTCCCAGACTGATGAAGGCCTGAGCATTCTGCAGGTTTGCCCAACAGGTGCATCACTGCCCCAGCCTTTACATTGGTGGTTCTCCAATGTAAGCAGGCATCACAATCACTTGCAGGTATTGACAAACCCTGATGACTGGGTTCCACTGGCAGAGTTTCCAATTCAGTAGGTCAGGAAATGGGGTCTAAGAATTTGCATTCTTAATGAGTTCCCAAGTggtgctactgctgctgctgctgctgctgctggccttAGGatcattttgagaaccactgctttatgCACTGCCATGGCACAGGAATTTGCAAATACATTTATGAACTGCCCTGCcattatatttgatgaaaactgCCTCTGTATGCTCAGATGAAACAAACCCTATCATTTCCAGCTCACAGTAGATGACCCATCAGGACAAACATTTCAGCAGTGAGCTTGTCCGAATGCTATCTGATCTTTTAtgcttattttatcttttactgGTATTAGGAGTATGGTtgctttaaatttatattttctcccaGGCTTTTAGGGATTGTAGGAAAGTTTTTGCTTTTGGCAGTTTGTAGAAAATATTAAAGTGCATTAAAGAAAATTGTTCTTAAGGAGCCCACTTGTGTCTAAGATTTCCATGATACGTCACAGTTTTTAAGACATACATGTTTAAGCAGACATTTGTCAATAATAaaaactttctctttttccaaGCAGATGCTTTTGGTTTCCCAAATTTGATGTAATTTGCCTATAAAGTCATCTTGATCCAGTActttttattgcatattttcaaTACTCAACAGGGACTAAACTTTCTTCTTTCTGACTTTGTCTGCCTCTTAACTCCTGGAAGTGCCCCAGTGATTTCAGTCTATTTGAGATGGCCTTTGCAGTTTGTCCAGGACCACTATCTCTCTGCCTACCCATCTATTACCCAACCATGTATCCATTCATTAATGtgtcacatacatacatacacataggatattttatttgtcatttcaatattttgaaagaaaagcagAGTTTTTTGGAAGAAAAGATATGTTAGGCCCTAGAATTTTCTAAATTGCTCTTGACTTGTTATTAGAACAAAAgggattttaaaaagtttattttagattcaagggtacacatgcaggtttgttataagtAAATTCGTGTCACAGGGATTTggcgtacagattatttcatcacccaggtagtaagcacaGTACCCGATATGGTATTTTTTTCCgatcctctctctcccctgccctcCATTCTCCaggaggccccagtgtctgttgctccctctttgtgtctatgtgttctcactgtttagctcccacttataagtgagaacatgtggtatttggttttctgtttctgcattagtttgcttaggataatggtctgcAGCTCCATTCATATTAccgcaaaggacattaactcatgttttatggctgtgtagaattccatggcatatatgtaccacattgttTTTTTATCTAGTCCACCACTGACAGGCATTTAGGCTGACTtgatgtctttgctactgtgactAGTGTTGTAGtcaacatacatgtgcatgtgtcttcatggtaTTCCTTTGGGTGGGAttcctgggttgaatggtaattctgttttttagttctttgaggaatcacctcactgcttttcacaatgggtgcactaatttacactcccaccagcagtgtgtaaacATTCCCTTTTGTCCATAACATTGCCAACATTAAAATGGATTATTTAATCAATAAAATAACATACTTTAGTTAACAATTAGAATCAtttcatttacattgtattaaagAGAATTAAACATAATGTCAAGTTTATATCTGAACTTGCACCACAATGTTATGATTATTAACATTTCTTGTCTTCCCGTGGTTAAAATAGAACAGAGATCCCTCTGGGCAACTGCTGATGGCTATGAAGTCTGCAGCCTCTAGCTCTGCAGATTCCTGGGAGCTCGCTCTAGAGTGGTGACCCATCTCTCAGCATACTCCTAAACTGACACCTAGCAACAAgacaattgcttttctttttttttttttttttggcattctactaatttttgttgttgtcatcttTTTCAGAAATTAAGCTGCAGCTTTTTGGTAGGAGCACTTCCCTGGAATGGCGAATTCACTGTGATGGAGAAAAAGTGTGAAGATGCCTAATGGTGTTTTGGGGCATCCCTCCAACCTCTGTGACTACTTTatccatgaaaataaaacaatggcaGGTGGGAGGCTGTTCCCAACGTGCTTTCTTCATGCATACCTCTCtgcttggtgttttgttttttagttgcaTGTATGTAGGGACAGAAGATGGGCATGTCCAGCTCCTCTTTCCTGGCACCAAACACAGCCATGCACCTTTGGTCAGCTTGATTGTCTACCCGTCACCAAGTACAAAGGTTAGGGTGAGGTCTGATTCCATTCCCTACAGCAAATCAGAGTATTGGGGTAAATTCAGCTAGATATCGGGCAAAATTCCCCCCCGatatttcacgtaggttcttttctattttccctaagtgtcagccagcctgagaaataaagggacagagtataaagggagaaattttaaagctgggtgtctggggaggcatcacatgttggcaggttccatgatgccccctgagccttaaaaccagcaagtttctattagtgattttcaaaaggggagggagtgtacaaatAAGGTGGGGGTCACAGAGAccacgtgcttcacaaggtaataacatatcacaaggcaaatggaggcagggcgagatcacaggaccacaggaccagggtgaaattaaaattgctaatgaagtttcgggcatgcattgtcattgataacatcttatcaggagacagggtttgagagcagacaaccagtctgaccaaattTTATTAGGTGGGACTTTCcttgtcctaataagcctgggagtgctacgggagactggggcttatttcatccctacagctttGACCATAAAATATGGCCGCCCCCCGaagcggccattttagaggcccaccctcagggacgcattctctttctcagggttGTTccttgctgaggaaaagaattcagcgatatttctcccatttccttttgaaagaagagaaatatggctctgttctgcccagctcacaagcggtca
The Pongo pygmaeus isolate AG05252 chromosome 21, NHGRI_mPonPyg2-v2.0_pri, whole genome shotgun sequence DNA segment above includes these coding regions:
- the LOC129022066 gene encoding cystatin-8, producing MPRCRWLSLVLLTIPLALVARKDPNKNETGVLRKLKPVNASNANVKQCLWFAMQEYNKESEDKYVFLVVKTLQAQLQVTNLLEYLIDVEIARSDCRKPLSTNEICTIQENSKLKKKLSCSFLVGALPWNGEFTVMEKKCEDA